DNA sequence from the Campylobacter concisus genome:
TGTTTAAGAACATTAATTTTAAAATGAGCATCATCTAAATTTTTAGATATAATTACGCAAAAGTTATATTATTAAAATCAGGTAAAGGAACTCATGAAAAAAATATTTAAATTTCTATCTTTTTTAGTATTTATGCTATTTCTTACAGGATGTGCAAAAGATCTTATTATAAGCAATATGCCAAATTCAAATTTAAACTATCATGGCGATAATGTTCCTATAACTATCATAGCTTATAAATTAAGAGATGTGGCTAAATTTAAAGAAGCTAGCATTATCGATCTAGCCGAGAAAAATGGTGAGATACTAGGTTATGATAAGATTGACTCTATAAAAACACAAATTCAGCCAAATACAAATAGATATGCTTTTACAAATGTATATCCTGACGAAGTTCCGTATGTTGGCATTTTGGTACTTTATGCTGATCAGAGCAAGACAAATATCAAGGCTTATAAGGCTACAAAAGAGATAAAAGAAAAAAATATAGTTTTTGAAATAACAAAAAATGGCGTAAATGTTTTAGACGCTAGTAGCTCTAAAATACAAGCAAGCAAATAAAATGTCTGAAAAGCTAAAAGTCGTTTGGTATAACGGAATGAACATTGATAAGGTTCATTTCGAGCAGCAAGAAAGATATTTTGAGAGAAATTTAAACCTAAAAACCATCTCTTCTTTTTCAAATTTATACGGTGTTTTAGATTTAGAAATTTCAAGCGATCTTTTGCTTCAAGGCAAAGTAGGGCTAACTAAAATTTCTTGTATCTCTCAAGATGGTACGATTTTTAACGCGCCAGATCAAGATGAATTACCAGAGCCACTTGAGATAAGCCCAAGTGAGTTAAACTCAGCCATTATAGTGTTAAAACTACCTATTAGCTCAGGTCTGGTTGATATTAGCTTGCAAAATAATTTACCAAATCTAAAATTTACAGCCAAGCAAGTGCTTATCAGCTCAAAAGTGCATGATGAAGCTAGCAACGATATATTAAACGAGCTAGATGATAAAGATGATTTTGAGCTATCTTCGGCCTTTACACAAGATAAAGAAAATCTAATCCTAGCAAGCCAAAGATCGTCTCTTGGAGTATTTGGCTCAAAGATGCCTTACGAGCTTAGCATACCAATTTGTAAAATAAAAAATATAGACCTAAATAAACAAATAACGCTTGATGAAAAATTTATTCCAACTTGTATTGACATCAGTAAAAACACCTTTATAATAAATTTTATAGAGGAGCTTAGCTTTGCTACAAAGCAACATCAAGAGAGTTATTTTGGGTTGTTAGGAGGTGTTGATCAAGCTAAAAATAGACTTGATTTTTCAACGTATTTAACACTAAATATGCTAAAAAAATGGCATTTGATATTCTCTTATTTGCTAAAGAAAGATAAATTTCACCCAGAGTATTTGTATGAAAAATTAGTTGATTTTCAGGCTGATCTGTTGGCACTTAGTCACGATAATAGTTTTAGCGAATTTATCGCCTACGATCACAATAACCTAACTCAAACTTTTGTGCCTTTGATAAATAATCTAAGACTTTTATTCTCACATATCTTATCTCCAAAATATATAATGGCACAAATTGTTAAAAACAATCACGGCTTTTATGACTGTATTTTTGATAATCCAAGCATTATTGAAAACTCAGAAATTTATTTTGCTATTCACAGTGATACAAAAAATGAGTATCTTCTTAAAAATTTCAAAGAGCAATGCAAAATCCATACTCAATCAAATATAAAAGGCATAGTTTCTTCACAGCTAAGGGGTATAAACGTAGAGCAAATTTCTGTTGTTCCTAGCACTTTACCAAAGTTAAACGATTATATCTATTATAAGATAGACAAAAAAGATGAAATTTTTAAAAGCTTTGCAAATCAAAATGTGATTAGCGTTTATATAACGGCAAATTTACAAAATGCTGACATTAAAATGTGGGCTTTATTATAAGGATAAAAATGAACGAAAATCAAAATGAAACCTCAGTTTTAAGTCAAACAAATCTTTTGGGTCTTGGCACAAATCTTGCACTAGATCACGTGCTGCCATTGCTTCTTTTGGCAAATAGGGTTTCAAAATTACAAAATTTTTCACAAAGTGAAATGGCAAATTTACGTGAAAAATTGATAAATGATATCTTAAGCACTACTTCAAAAATATCAAATCTAGGCATTTACGAGGAAGACGATATTATTAGACTTAGATATTGCCTTTGTGTTTTTATAGATGAGAGCTTGCTAAAAAATGAAATTTTTATGAACAGCTTTTGGGCTAATAATACACTGACAACAAGATTTTTTAATGAAAATCTAGGCGGAAATAAATTCTTTGGCATTATGGATAAGTGGTTTGAAAATGTTGGCAAAAATAAAGATTTCTTGGAATTTATATATGCTTGTTTGGTGCTTGGTTATAAAGGAAAATATGAAACCCAAGAAGATTGCAATGAAAAAATTTCTTATCTTTGTGAAAATATAGCTGCGGCCGTTTCTCCGCTCATAAAGGCTGATGAAAATGTATTTGAAAAGAGCTACTTAAAACAGACAAAGAAAAGCTTTCTTGAGGTATTTTCGCTAAAGCGTTTAAAATTTTATTTCATTTTACTAGCCATTGCTATGATTGCAGCTGCATTTTTATATAGTACATATTCTATGGATCAAAACAATATCAGAAACGATAGTGTTCTAAATAATAAGATAGAGAATTTTATGGATAACAAGTAAGTGCAAGATAATTTTTGTAATAAATTTAATGAAGATTTTTTAGAGAATGAGCTTTATATTAGTTTAACTGATGAAATGTCAAAGTATAAAACTTTGATGCATGATAGCATAAAGTGGGATTACGTATTTAGCTCATCTTTAAAGGCATTAAGTGAATTTAGTCTTGACGCCAAGCTTTTAAATTTCTTAGCGATTTCTGCTATAAATTTAAATGACAAAGAGGCTTTTAAGACACTTATAAAAGCCTTTGCTTTTTTTCTATTTATTTTGAAAAAAGAGCCAAATTTACTCGCAAAAAATGAAAAACAACTACCTGCTAAAAAAAAGATAATAGCTCAAACAATAGAGCTTTTTACGCAAGCTAATGATAAGGCTTTGGATCAAGCTGACGCAAAAGCTTTTAATGATCTTGTGCCTGAGCTTTCGCAAGAGCTTGGTACACGTTTTGATACACTTTATATAGAAGAAAAAAAAGAAGAAATTTTAAAAGCTAAAGAGCCAAAAGTAATTGCTAAAACTGAGCCAACTTACCATCAAAGCGTTTCGTTTAGCAGCAATGATATTAGTACATTTAATGATAGAGAATTTAGAGAATATTTTATAAATTTATCACTAATGCTTTTAAAGAGTGATATTAAAAATTTTAACGCTTATTCTTTAATTTTTGAAGCAATGTGGGGCAGAATAAAGGCGCTTCCATCAAGTAGCGATCAAATAACACAGATACGTTATCCTGATGAAAATCTAATTATGCTTTTTAAAAAAAGTAACGAACCAAATCTTGACAACTTAGAAAAATTTATAAGAAATTTAGCACTTAA
Encoded proteins:
- a CDS encoding type VI secretion system domain-containing protein, whose translation is MQDNFCNKFNEDFLENELYISLTDEMSKYKTLMHDSIKWDYVFSSSLKALSEFSLDAKLLNFLAISAINLNDKEAFKTLIKAFAFFLFILKKEPNLLAKNEKQLPAKKKIIAQTIELFTQANDKALDQADAKAFNDLVPELSQELGTRFDTLYIEEKKEEILKAKEPKVIAKTEPTYHQSVSFSSNDISTFNDREFREYFINLSLMLLKSDIKNFNAYSLIFEAMWGRIKALPSSSDQITQIRYPDENLIMLFKKSNEPNLDNLEKFIRNLALNPFWIEGIKIFCEFLNSAGLARQSDLICDMVLNFIDKFPDIKKLKFQSGEAFFSEDINKFFIKSNSLEFTSGSDSKKDMSFEDLIKELDKSKHASSAQSELNFMLELSKIFTAQGMNNNAKATYAQIVNFIENTELKDYLSDIYIKAKTFV
- the tssK gene encoding type VI secretion system baseplate subunit TssK, translated to MSEKLKVVWYNGMNIDKVHFEQQERYFERNLNLKTISSFSNLYGVLDLEISSDLLLQGKVGLTKISCISQDGTIFNAPDQDELPEPLEISPSELNSAIIVLKLPISSGLVDISLQNNLPNLKFTAKQVLISSKVHDEASNDILNELDDKDDFELSSAFTQDKENLILASQRSSLGVFGSKMPYELSIPICKIKNIDLNKQITLDEKFIPTCIDISKNTFIINFIEELSFATKQHQESYFGLLGGVDQAKNRLDFSTYLTLNMLKKWHLIFSYLLKKDKFHPEYLYEKLVDFQADLLALSHDNSFSEFIAYDHNNLTQTFVPLINNLRLLFSHILSPKYIMAQIVKNNHGFYDCIFDNPSIIENSEIYFAIHSDTKNEYLLKNFKEQCKIHTQSNIKGIVSSQLRGINVEQISVVPSTLPKLNDYIYYKIDKKDEIFKSFANQNVISVYITANLQNADIKMWALL
- the tssJ gene encoding type VI secretion system lipoprotein TssJ, which gives rise to MKKIFKFLSFLVFMLFLTGCAKDLIISNMPNSNLNYHGDNVPITIIAYKLRDVAKFKEASIIDLAEKNGEILGYDKIDSIKTQIQPNTNRYAFTNVYPDEVPYVGILVLYADQSKTNIKAYKATKEIKEKNIVFEITKNGVNVLDASSSKIQASK
- the icmH gene encoding type IVB secretion system protein IcmH/DotU, with the translated sequence MNENQNETSVLSQTNLLGLGTNLALDHVLPLLLLANRVSKLQNFSQSEMANLREKLINDILSTTSKISNLGIYEEDDIIRLRYCLCVFIDESLLKNEIFMNSFWANNTLTTRFFNENLGGNKFFGIMDKWFENVGKNKDFLEFIYACLVLGYKGKYETQEDCNEKISYLCENIAAAVSPLIKADENVFEKSYLKQTKKSFLEVFSLKRLKFYFILLAIAMIAAAFLYSTYSMDQNNIRNDSVLNNKIENFMDNK